In Cucurbita pepo subsp. pepo cultivar mu-cu-16 chromosome LG04, ASM280686v2, whole genome shotgun sequence, the following are encoded in one genomic region:
- the LOC111793218 gene encoding uncharacterized protein LOC111793218: MGVCSSKGGSNICDDDVGGLKEKIRLLREEVRGVMSEMDKEVKAHEKDMVMFAFKEADWKTEKKKLREEVKMLRKKVKERMTEIEEGNFGEKTATEWEIERTPNTIFEQIQQERARRDEAIEKWKQLYHAIKIELDDLIQRTHNGDGLYWGANERTEALQTELLAKEETIKALKEQVASMEQEKYKRDTEIDILRQSLRIMTSKKEKQIETFHSCVCK; encoded by the exons ATGGGTGTGTGCTCAAGCAAGGGTGGGAGCAATATTTGTGATGATGATGTTGGAGGattgaaagaaaagataagGCTGCTTAGGGAGGAAGTGAGAGGAGTAATGTCTGAGATGGATAAAGAGGTCAAAGCCCATGAAAAGGACATGGTGATGTTTGCATTTAAGGAAGCAGATTggaaaacagagaagaagaaactcagAGAGGAGGTGAAGATGTTGAGGAAGAAGGTAAAAGAGAGGATGACAGAGATTGAAGAGGGAAATTTTGGAGAGAAGACTGCAACAGAATGGGAGATTGAAAGAACTCCAAATACCATCTTTGAGCAGATACAACAGGAAAGAGCACGCAGAGATGAAGCCATTGAGAAATGGAAGCAACTTTATCACGCTATCAAAATTGAGCTCGATGACCTAATTCAGAGAACACATAATG GAGATGGATTGTACTGGGGAGCGAATGAGAGAACAGAAGCACTACAAACGGAATTGCTAGCAAAGGAGGAGACCATAAAGGCCCTCAAAGAACAAGTGGCTTCAATGGagcaagaaaaatataagagaGACACAGAAATTGACATACTGAGGCAAAGCTTAAGAATTATGACCAGtaagaaggaaaaacagaTAGAAACCTTCCATAGCTGCGTTTGTAAGTAG